Proteins encoded within one genomic window of Bradyrhizobium sp. 186:
- a CDS encoding amidohydrolase family protein, whose protein sequence is MLIDTHHHFFPPAYQKAWLELEEARQVPHFPSQVAWSKGKAIEAMDEAGIRTAVLSIASTPGVWFDLDAERASQMARDCNDYAAEWMREKPGRFDLFATLSMIDIERTLKEIEYAFDTLKADGVGLQSSYGDKWLGNSKYKPVFDELNRRGAVVYVHPLVADCYGTLSVGTFPAVIAVPHDTTRCVTSLLLSGGFARWREIRWLFSHAGGTIPMMAGRIDAFYGKRPNLKEFAPEGILGELRRLNYDTANATSAPTMAALTKLVPASQITYGTDYPYFGLGQFKTLEDAGLSAVELESIGSGNATRLIPRLRS, encoded by the coding sequence ATGCTGATCGACACCCATCACCACTTCTTTCCACCGGCCTACCAGAAGGCGTGGCTCGAATTGGAAGAGGCGCGCCAAGTGCCGCACTTTCCCTCTCAGGTGGCCTGGTCCAAAGGCAAGGCGATCGAAGCGATGGACGAGGCGGGCATCCGAACCGCGGTGTTGTCGATCGCGTCGACCCCCGGGGTCTGGTTCGATCTCGATGCCGAGAGGGCCAGCCAAATGGCCCGTGACTGCAATGATTATGCGGCCGAATGGATGCGCGAGAAGCCCGGCCGCTTTGACCTGTTCGCGACGCTGTCGATGATCGACATCGAGCGAACGCTCAAGGAAATTGAATATGCATTCGACACCTTGAAGGCGGACGGCGTCGGTCTCCAGTCGAGCTACGGGGACAAGTGGCTGGGCAATAGCAAATACAAACCGGTGTTCGACGAGCTCAATCGGCGGGGCGCTGTCGTATACGTTCATCCCCTCGTTGCCGACTGTTACGGCACCCTCAGCGTCGGCACGTTTCCTGCGGTCATTGCAGTTCCACACGACACCACGCGATGCGTCACCAGTCTCCTGCTCTCGGGCGGTTTTGCACGATGGCGCGAGATCCGGTGGCTGTTCTCACACGCCGGGGGAACGATCCCGATGATGGCCGGTCGTATCGACGCCTTCTATGGGAAACGTCCGAACTTGAAGGAGTTCGCGCCCGAGGGGATTCTCGGTGAACTGCGGCGGCTTAACTACGACACCGCCAACGCGACCAGCGCGCCGACGATGGCCGCTCTGACCAAGCTCGTGCCCGCGTCTCAAATCACCTACGGCACCGACTATCCCTATTTCGGCCTGGGCCAGTTCAAGACGTTGGAAGACGCTGGTCTGTCCGCCGTCGAGTTGGAGTCCATCGGCAGCGGGAATGCCACCCGCCTCATTCCGCGACTTCGAAGCTGA
- a CDS encoding nucleotide disphospho-sugar-binding domain-containing protein, whose amino-acid sequence MKVLIVSTPATGHLNPLLPIGRSLMEEHHEVVFLTGSALRQRIEGTGAKFLAFPPEADLDLRDHHAVVPELKEIAPGPEWLRVALERIFVDTIPAQYAGMRRVLRDVPADIIVGDDMMFGVVPMLLGPRSERPPIVLCGTSILHWRRDDGAPLFLGLPPASNQAQRDEYAAIARDYDRIVNQPIALRLNKILKELGVGPLSTGMFESVVELADAYMQLSVPGFEYPRDVPATVHFVGTPPIMPNQVPLPSWARDLDGSRKVVLVTQGTVANHDFGLLVRPTLAALATEPDLLVVATAGGRPVDAIPGPIPDNARVASYLPFEWILPKTDVFVTNGGYGSVNQALSFGIPIVTAGLTEDKADVNARIAWSGVGINLATNEPAPRALGEAVRTVLAKPTFRAHATAMAAEFARLDTRTEMLRIVSETARSGAWLRTWREQPTW is encoded by the coding sequence ATGAAAGTTCTCATCGTTTCGACGCCCGCGACGGGTCATCTCAATCCGTTGCTACCGATCGGCCGCAGCCTGATGGAAGAGCATCACGAGGTCGTGTTCTTGACCGGAAGCGCGCTGCGTCAGCGCATCGAGGGCACTGGCGCAAAGTTCTTGGCCTTTCCACCGGAGGCTGATCTCGATCTTCGCGACCACCATGCGGTCGTCCCTGAGCTGAAGGAGATCGCCCCAGGCCCGGAATGGCTGCGTGTTGCCCTGGAGCGCATCTTTGTCGACACCATTCCCGCGCAGTATGCCGGGATGCGGCGGGTCCTGCGCGATGTTCCGGCAGATATCATCGTTGGCGATGACATGATGTTCGGCGTCGTCCCGATGCTGCTTGGGCCGCGCTCGGAACGACCGCCGATCGTTCTTTGCGGCACCTCGATCCTGCACTGGCGACGCGATGACGGCGCGCCACTTTTCCTGGGCCTGCCGCCGGCGAGCAACCAAGCGCAGCGCGACGAATATGCGGCGATCGCGCGCGATTATGACCGGATCGTCAACCAACCAATCGCGCTTCGCCTGAACAAGATCCTGAAAGAGCTTGGTGTCGGACCGTTGTCGACGGGCATGTTCGAATCCGTCGTGGAGCTCGCCGATGCCTATATGCAGCTCTCGGTTCCGGGCTTCGAGTATCCGCGTGACGTTCCGGCCACGGTGCATTTCGTCGGCACGCCGCCGATCATGCCGAACCAGGTGCCGCTACCGTCCTGGGCGCGCGATCTGGATGGCTCGCGCAAGGTGGTGCTGGTCACCCAGGGAACGGTGGCAAATCATGATTTTGGCCTTCTGGTCCGCCCCACCCTGGCGGCACTCGCGACGGAGCCCGACCTGCTCGTCGTTGCGACGGCAGGCGGTCGTCCAGTCGATGCGATCCCGGGTCCCATTCCCGATAATGCGCGAGTGGCAAGCTATCTGCCCTTTGAATGGATTTTGCCCAAGACCGACGTCTTCGTCACCAATGGCGGCTATGGCAGCGTGAACCAGGCGTTGAGCTTCGGGATCCCGATCGTCACCGCCGGGCTGACGGAAGACAAGGCCGATGTCAACGCGCGCATTGCGTGGTCCGGTGTCGGCATCAATCTCGCCACCAACGAGCCTGCGCCGCGCGCTCTTGGCGAGGCTGTCCGCACCGTTCTGGCAAAGCCTACCTTTCGCGCGCATGCGACCGCGATGGCCGCCGAGTTCGCAAGGCTCGACACCCGGACAGAGATGCTTCGCATCGTCAGCGAGACCGCACGGAGCGGCGCCTGGCTCAGGACATGGCGCGAACAGCCCACTTGGTGA
- a CDS encoding DUF1109 domain-containing protein: MTSTDDLIHSLASTAGTPRRGASLQAVFAVTGAASLAFALLLLFSIIGIRQDFADMAVRMPFAFKVVFAGALAVGTSVVALYAATPGASATALCALLPAVILLACGVIFDPTGFPIMGRTDTAVAICVGHILFLSLPDMILTFVFMRKAAPTQPLFAGAVLGMHSGSIGALAYTLACRNDGTAFVAIWYAVACAIMAAVGAIVGHRVLRW; the protein is encoded by the coding sequence ATGACGAGCACCGATGACCTCATTCATTCCCTTGCGAGCACGGCCGGCACGCCGCGGCGGGGCGCTTCCCTCCAGGCCGTCTTCGCGGTCACCGGTGCCGCGTCGTTGGCCTTCGCGCTCCTTCTCCTCTTTTCGATCATCGGCATCCGCCAGGACTTCGCCGATATGGCGGTCCGCATGCCGTTCGCGTTCAAGGTTGTCTTCGCAGGCGCCCTGGCGGTGGGGACGTCGGTCGTGGCGCTCTACGCCGCGACGCCCGGCGCATCCGCCACCGCACTATGCGCCCTATTGCCAGCGGTCATTCTTCTGGCTTGTGGTGTCATATTCGATCCAACCGGGTTTCCGATCATGGGGAGAACCGACACTGCCGTTGCCATCTGCGTGGGCCACATTCTTTTTCTTTCGCTGCCAGATATGATCCTGACCTTCGTCTTCATGCGGAAAGCCGCGCCGACGCAGCCCCTTTTCGCGGGAGCAGTCCTTGGAATGCATTCCGGATCTATCGGGGCTTTGGCCTATACCCTGGCATGCAGGAATGACGGCACGGCTTTTGTCGCGATCTGGTACGCAGTGGCTTGTGCCATCATGGCGGCCGTTGGCGCCATCGTTGGGCATCGTGTCCTGCGCTGGTGA
- a CDS encoding sigma-70 family RNA polymerase sigma factor has protein sequence MRAERRGEAVVYERMLKEVATGLRRSLTPRLIRVGFGAHETEDLVQEILIGLHGKRHTWDPARPFLPWLHTIARYKLIDFVRHRRNDTRRRVDLPLDGWLEMVAPPDETNRSIWELDRHLAVLPVGQRKVVRAIAVEGASVRNVAQELATSEGVVRMTLHRAINRLLQAADTTPMNTRRSRSGHDEHR, from the coding sequence ATGCGCGCCGAGCGGCGCGGCGAAGCCGTCGTATATGAGCGCATGCTCAAGGAAGTTGCGACTGGCCTGCGTCGATCGCTTACCCCGCGTCTCATTCGCGTGGGCTTCGGTGCGCATGAGACTGAAGATCTGGTGCAGGAGATACTCATAGGCCTGCACGGCAAGCGGCACACCTGGGATCCGGCTCGCCCGTTCCTGCCATGGTTACACACGATCGCTCGCTACAAGCTCATCGATTTCGTGCGCCACCGCCGAAATGACACGCGGCGACGTGTCGATCTGCCTCTTGACGGTTGGCTCGAAATGGTTGCCCCGCCGGACGAGACCAATCGCTCAATATGGGAGCTGGATCGCCACCTTGCGGTGCTGCCGGTTGGCCAACGCAAGGTCGTCCGGGCGATTGCGGTCGAAGGCGCATCCGTCCGCAACGTCGCCCAGGAGCTTGCGACCAGCGAGGGCGTGGTCCGGATGACGCTACACCGCGCGATCAACCGTCTTCTGCAGGCTGCGGACACTACTCCGATGAACACACGACGCTCAAGGAGCGGGCATGACGAGCACCGATGA
- a CDS encoding MarR family winged helix-turn-helix transcriptional regulator: protein MEVESPTLGFLLHEVARLLRKRFEQISRESGLTRSQWQALAYLAQNEGINQSGLAELLDIEPITLSRILDKLEACVLIERHPDSSDRRVRILRLAPAARPKLTQARKLGDITRREALTGLSEADGLRLLETLKVLKFNLTEACDFGGKTEASKPWVVPAK, encoded by the coding sequence ATGGAGGTCGAATCCCCCACCCTTGGTTTTCTGCTGCACGAAGTCGCGCGGTTGCTCAGGAAAAGGTTTGAGCAGATTTCCCGCGAATCCGGGTTGACGCGATCGCAATGGCAGGCACTGGCCTACCTGGCCCAGAACGAAGGCATCAACCAAAGCGGATTGGCAGAACTCCTCGACATAGAGCCGATCACCCTTTCGCGCATCTTGGACAAGCTAGAGGCCTGCGTACTGATCGAACGACATCCGGATTCGTCCGACCGGCGGGTCCGGATCCTCCGGCTTGCTCCGGCAGCCCGGCCAAAGCTGACGCAGGCGCGCAAGCTCGGCGACATCACCCGCCGCGAGGCGTTGACTGGTCTATCCGAGGCGGACGGTTTGCGCCTGCTGGAGACCCTCAAAGTTCTGAAATTCAACCTCACCGAAGCGTGCGACTTCGGTGGAAAAACAGAAGCGAGCAAGCCATGGGTAGTACCGGCGAAGTAA
- a CDS encoding HlyD family secretion protein, whose product MVGLSTDVSGIVTDVFVHDNQKVAKGDVLFKLDDLPFRLALDRAEAQIGNTRNDLVALQASYRNMQSQVEQAKTDVDFNNVNFKRQQQLITNDFTPRATFDAARNTLQASQQKLASLEAQLAGIAANLNNDPDAPIEDHPRYKDALAARNEAARQLSHTVVKAPFAGIVTNVPSLQPGQYLAAAATAFNIVSTDHVWVQASPKETELTYVKPGQKVTVDVDSYPGKRWVGTVESISPASASSFSLLPAENTSGNWVKVVQRIPMRIRVNNAPDKPSLRVGMSVELNVDTGHERGLPSFITDLFSSSSSESEND is encoded by the coding sequence ATGGTCGGATTGTCCACCGACGTTTCCGGGATTGTCACCGACGTGTTCGTTCACGACAACCAGAAGGTTGCGAAGGGCGACGTGCTGTTCAAGCTGGACGACCTGCCATTCCGGCTGGCGCTGGATCGCGCTGAAGCTCAGATCGGAAACACCCGGAACGATCTCGTCGCGCTGCAGGCCAGCTACCGCAACATGCAGAGTCAGGTCGAACAGGCCAAGACTGATGTCGATTTCAACAATGTCAACTTCAAGCGCCAGCAGCAGTTGATCACCAACGACTTCACCCCGCGGGCGACGTTTGACGCGGCCCGCAATACGCTGCAAGCATCGCAGCAGAAGCTGGCCTCGCTGGAAGCGCAACTTGCCGGAATCGCCGCAAACCTGAATAACGATCCGGATGCGCCGATTGAGGATCATCCGCGCTACAAGGATGCGCTGGCCGCGCGCAACGAGGCCGCGCGCCAGCTTTCCCATACCGTTGTCAAAGCACCCTTCGCAGGAATCGTGACCAACGTGCCGTCGTTGCAGCCTGGCCAATATCTCGCCGCCGCAGCAACAGCATTCAACATCGTGTCAACCGATCATGTCTGGGTTCAAGCCAGTCCGAAGGAAACGGAACTGACTTATGTCAAGCCCGGACAGAAGGTGACGGTCGACGTCGATAGCTATCCTGGCAAGCGATGGGTTGGCACGGTCGAAAGCATAAGCCCGGCGTCGGCATCGAGCTTTTCATTGCTTCCGGCCGAAAATACCAGCGGCAACTGGGTCAAGGTTGTCCAGCGCATTCCGATGCGCATCCGGGTCAACAATGCGCCTGACAAGCCGTCATTGCGCGTCGGTATGAGCGTGGAATTGAACGTCGACACCGGACACGAGCGCGGACTGCCCAGCTTCATCACTGACCTGTTCAGCTCCTCGTCCTCGGAAAGCGAAAATGACTGA
- a CDS encoding MFS transporter gives MTDSTAVEARPINRPAITACVILAVIMQALDTTIANVAPPYIQGSVSASADQINWVLTSYIVAAAIMTPPSGFLVNKFGRRQVLMAAVAGYPVVTAGLVMGPRGIGTMVCMFAAGRLMGRIDTRILLVIGLLLTAWALFDMTDWTPDVSQWTIAVTGFIQGAGLGFLFVPLTTVTFATLAPEQRPDATGLYNLSRNVGSSVGISVVSYLLTRNGQINHAIIGSHVMAVNPGFRNSVIAHAWSPWTASGRAALDQVIQNQASIISYIDDFKLMMVLSLGAIPLVLLLRRAASEAGSDHAMVME, from the coding sequence ATGACTGATTCCACCGCCGTCGAGGCTCGGCCGATCAACCGGCCGGCCATCACGGCCTGCGTGATCCTGGCCGTGATCATGCAGGCGTTGGATACCACAATCGCCAACGTCGCGCCTCCCTACATACAGGGGAGCGTTTCGGCCAGCGCCGATCAGATCAATTGGGTACTGACATCCTACATTGTGGCCGCCGCGATCATGACTCCGCCATCCGGCTTTCTCGTCAACAAGTTCGGGCGCCGGCAGGTCCTGATGGCGGCAGTCGCCGGCTACCCCGTCGTCACGGCCGGGCTCGTCATGGGCCCACGCGGTATTGGGACCATGGTCTGCATGTTCGCGGCCGGTAGGCTGATGGGGCGGATCGACACCAGGATACTCCTCGTGATTGGTCTGCTGCTGACGGCGTGGGCCCTCTTCGACATGACCGATTGGACCCCCGACGTCTCGCAATGGACGATCGCGGTGACCGGTTTCATTCAGGGCGCGGGACTTGGATTTCTTTTTGTCCCGCTAACCACTGTGACCTTTGCCACGCTTGCCCCAGAGCAGCGGCCCGACGCAACCGGTCTGTACAACCTCTCACGAAACGTCGGCTCCAGCGTGGGAATCTCCGTCGTTTCCTATCTTTTGACCAGGAATGGCCAAATCAACCACGCCATCATCGGAAGCCATGTCATGGCGGTTAATCCCGGATTCAGGAACAGCGTCATCGCGCACGCGTGGAGCCCATGGACCGCCTCAGGACGGGCCGCCCTCGATCAGGTCATCCAGAACCAGGCTTCCATCATCAGCTACATTGACGACTTCAAACTGATGATGGTTCTCTCGCTGGGCGCCATCCCGCTGGTGCTGTTGCTGCGGCGTGCTGCGTCGGAGGCAGGTAGCGACCATGCGATGGTCATGGAATGA